In Nostoc edaphicum CCNP1411, a genomic segment contains:
- a CDS encoding tetratricopeptide repeat protein has protein sequence MSRFYRFILNFGIAVVLVCLFLTSPAYSLAASDAKIPEGDLFKLGIEKMRHGSYPEAIQDFTEVIKLKKDFAVAYSNRCLAYLQLEDYQNAIADCNQTLKLTPNNVEAHLNRGLAYYRQGDYQAAIADNNQVIALKPNDFRAYYNRGIVRGMLGNHQQAISDYNLALTNIPQSSSLLEADVYNDRGLAHFELSDLKTAMIDFSEAIQLNPNDYRAYYNRGCACGRSGDNSCAVRDFTESLKLNSTNAQAYLNRGIAYHQLGHEPAAIADLQKAVEYFAQQRETTLYDKAFLLLKNLQQQLSSLSEIALIPRDAKTKEYGVSS, from the coding sequence ATGAGTCGCTTTTACCGATTCATCCTCAATTTTGGTATTGCCGTTGTACTCGTCTGTCTTTTTCTCACTTCGCCTGCATATTCCTTAGCTGCATCGGACGCGAAAATCCCAGAAGGCGACTTATTCAAGCTAGGGATCGAAAAAATGCGACACGGCAGTTACCCTGAAGCTATTCAAGATTTTACAGAGGTAATTAAGCTCAAAAAGGATTTTGCTGTAGCTTATAGCAATCGTTGTCTGGCTTATCTGCAATTAGAAGATTATCAGAATGCGATCGCCGATTGCAATCAAACTCTAAAGTTAACACCCAACAATGTGGAAGCACACCTCAACCGAGGACTAGCATACTACAGACAAGGGGACTATCAAGCAGCGATCGCTGACAACAATCAAGTAATCGCTCTCAAACCTAATGATTTCAGAGCCTACTACAACCGAGGGATAGTCCGTGGTATGTTGGGTAATCACCAACAAGCAATATCAGATTACAATCTCGCACTCACTAATATTCCCCAATCATCCAGTCTACTAGAAGCGGATGTTTACAATGACCGAGGACTAGCTCATTTTGAGTTATCAGACTTAAAAACAGCTATGATCGACTTCTCAGAGGCAATTCAACTCAATCCCAATGACTATAGAGCTTACTATAATCGGGGTTGTGCTTGTGGTAGAAGTGGCGATAACTCTTGTGCTGTTAGGGATTTTACGGAGTCACTCAAACTGAACTCAACCAATGCTCAGGCTTATCTTAATCGGGGTATAGCCTACCATCAACTTGGTCACGAACCAGCAGCGATTGCAGACTTACAAAAGGCGGTTGAATACTTTGCCCAACAGAGAGAAACTACACTCTATGACAAAGCTTTCTTATTACTGAAAAATTTACAGCAACAACTCTCATCTTTATCAGAAATTGCTCTAATCCCCAGAGACGCAAAGACTAAGGAATATGGAGTTAGTTCTTGA
- the petJ gene encoding cytochrome c6 PetJ, translating to MKKIISVLLLGVAIFTFAFNNPALAADAASGAKVFSANCASCHAGGKNLVQANKTLKKDALEKFGMYSAEAIIAQVTNGKNAMPAFKSRLKPEQIENVAAYVLGQADKDWK from the coding sequence ATGAAAAAGATTATTTCAGTATTGTTGCTGGGTGTAGCGATTTTCACTTTTGCCTTCAATAACCCAGCTTTAGCAGCAGACGCAGCCAGTGGAGCCAAAGTCTTTAGTGCCAATTGTGCTTCTTGTCACGCAGGTGGTAAAAACTTGGTTCAAGCCAACAAAACTTTGAAAAAAGATGCTTTAGAAAAGTTTGGGATGTACTCAGCAGAAGCGATTATCGCCCAAGTAACAAACGGTAAAAATGCTATGCCTGCCTTCAAAAGTCGTTTAAAACCAGAGCAAATTGAAAATGTAGCAGCGTATGTGCTGGGACAAGCAGACAAGGATTGGAAATAA
- a CDS encoding high light inducible protein, translating to MTSKSFTMNELGQLNNFAIEPKVYVDKTPRAGFTEYAEKLNGRLAMIGFVSLIALEVVTGHGLIGWLTNL from the coding sequence ATGACAAGCAAAAGCTTTACCATGAACGAACTTGGTCAACTCAACAACTTTGCAATTGAACCAAAGGTTTATGTAGATAAAACCCCAAGAGCAGGTTTTACCGAGTACGCCGAGAAACTCAATGGACGTTTAGCGATGATTGGTTTTGTCTCACTCATAGCTCTAGAAGTTGTCACAGGACACGGCTTGATTGGATGGCTGACAAACCTGTAA
- a CDS encoding DUF1636 domain-containing protein: MLDKQHTLFVCTTCDSVWQNGKRVGESKGEQLIQQLQQLAQDWELRNKFHIQGVECMSACNHSCVIAFTAEGKSTYLFGDLPVDGCASAVLKCATQYYTKPDGLLPWSERPEPLKKGILAKIPPLNKWAKLNISCC; this comes from the coding sequence ATGCTCGACAAACAACATACTTTATTTGTTTGCACGACTTGTGACAGCGTGTGGCAAAACGGTAAACGAGTTGGTGAAAGTAAAGGTGAACAACTAATACAACAGCTTCAACAACTTGCACAAGATTGGGAATTGCGAAATAAATTCCACATTCAGGGAGTTGAATGTATGAGTGCTTGTAACCATTCTTGTGTTATTGCCTTTACAGCAGAAGGGAAATCAACCTATCTCTTTGGCGATTTACCAGTTGACGGCTGTGCATCTGCTGTATTGAAATGTGCAACTCAATATTATACTAAGCCTGATGGTTTATTACCTTGGTCAGAACGACCTGAACCTTTGAAAAAAGGGATTTTAGCAAAGATTCCACCACTAAATAAGTGGGCAAAATTAAACATAAGTTGTTGTTAA
- the metE gene encoding 5-methyltetrahydropteroyltriglutamate--homocysteine S-methyltransferase — MQIQTATLGYPRIGKNREVKKALEAFWSGNIESESLLQTIQKVEESNWKTQLEAGIDYIGIGDTTLYDHVLDWTFRFGLIPERFQQLSGLERYFTMARGKEGIPALEMTKWFDTNYHYLVPEIAESTLPSDFSDFLERVSRAQKILGKRAIPIVLGPCTLLRLSKLSLNIQQAVSKLIPLYINLLTELKNLGVEEVQIHEPALVLGDANSWKEHFHKVYQSLSLVGIPLHLVTYFDDLGETYPWVIDLPVAAISLDLTRGRNLELIKTYGFPPNKRLGAGIIDARNIWQIRSEKVIPILQEIVETLHGTSLHIQPSASLQFVPYDAKREKRLPSPLRNVLSFAEQKLQEVVFLARTIIGENTKIEQEIIETSWNKFEEFNPANQSVQERLKTLKTDDFQRSLSYGLRLDSQISLPLFPTTTIGSFPQTSEVRQLRMRYKRGELSQSEYEAAIDVQIAESIKLQEELGLDVLVHGEFERTDMVEFFGQQLSGFAFTENGWVQSYGSRYVRPPIIYGDVVRTAPMTVREFKVAQSLTEKPVKGMLTAPVTILNWSYPRMDISKSEQAFQIALALRDEVADLEAAGAKVIQVDEPALREGLPLKVERWNEYLSWAVDAFRLATAVAQPQTQIHTHMCYCEFGDIIKDIERLDADVISIENSRSNNQTLREITEGGYSHQVGNGVYDIHSPVVPTTEQILQQLRTGIANLPVKQIWVNPDCGLKTRRWSEVIPALKNMVEATKVLREEANVTVK, encoded by the coding sequence ATGCAGATTCAAACAGCAACATTAGGCTATCCCCGCATTGGTAAAAACCGGGAAGTAAAGAAAGCGCTAGAAGCATTTTGGAGTGGTAATATAGAGTCCGAATCATTACTGCAAACCATACAAAAAGTCGAGGAATCTAACTGGAAAACCCAACTTGAAGCCGGAATTGATTATATTGGAATTGGAGACACAACTCTCTACGATCATGTACTTGACTGGACATTTCGTTTTGGGCTAATTCCTGAAAGATTTCAACAGCTTTCTGGCTTAGAACGCTACTTTACAATGGCACGAGGTAAAGAAGGAATTCCCGCCTTGGAAATGACCAAGTGGTTTGATACTAACTATCACTATCTTGTCCCGGAAATTGCTGAATCAACATTACCATCTGATTTCAGTGACTTTTTAGAACGAGTTAGCCGCGCTCAAAAAATATTAGGTAAACGAGCAATTCCGATTGTACTTGGCCCCTGTACTCTGCTGCGCTTAAGCAAACTATCACTAAATATTCAGCAAGCAGTATCAAAGTTAATTCCGCTATACATAAACCTACTCACTGAATTAAAAAATCTGGGAGTAGAAGAAGTACAAATACATGAACCTGCACTTGTTTTAGGTGATGCTAATTCTTGGAAAGAACACTTTCATAAAGTTTATCAATCACTTTCGTTAGTTGGAATACCCCTACACTTGGTTACTTATTTTGATGATTTGGGTGAAACTTACCCTTGGGTGATAGATTTACCCGTTGCTGCTATTAGCTTAGACTTGACACGCGGACGCAACTTAGAGTTAATCAAAACCTACGGTTTCCCACCAAATAAGCGACTAGGTGCAGGGATTATAGACGCAAGAAATATTTGGCAAATTCGTTCCGAGAAAGTTATTCCCATTTTACAAGAGATTGTAGAGACTTTACATGGAACATCTCTACATATTCAACCATCTGCTTCCTTACAATTTGTTCCCTACGATGCCAAACGAGAAAAACGATTACCATCACCACTACGTAATGTCTTGAGTTTTGCTGAACAGAAACTTCAAGAAGTGGTTTTCTTGGCTCGGACAATAATAGGAGAAAATACTAAAATAGAACAAGAAATTATCGAGACTAGCTGGAATAAGTTCGAGGAGTTTAATCCAGCAAATCAGTCAGTTCAAGAAAGACTAAAAACTTTAAAAACTGATGATTTTCAGCGCTCCTTATCCTATGGATTGCGGCTTGATTCCCAAATTTCGCTTCCTCTGTTCCCCACAACTACAATTGGTTCTTTTCCCCAAACCTCTGAAGTTCGCCAACTCCGAATGCGTTACAAACGGGGTGAATTGAGTCAGTCAGAATACGAAGCTGCAATTGATGTTCAAATTGCTGAAAGCATTAAACTACAAGAGGAATTAGGATTAGATGTTTTAGTTCATGGTGAATTTGAACGCACCGATATGGTGGAATTTTTTGGACAGCAGTTATCAGGCTTCGCTTTCACTGAAAATGGTTGGGTGCAAAGCTACGGTAGCCGTTATGTTCGTCCACCAATTATTTATGGTGACGTGGTTCGGACTGCGCCAATGACGGTACGTGAGTTTAAAGTAGCTCAATCATTGACGGAAAAACCTGTAAAAGGGATGTTGACGGCTCCTGTAACTATCTTAAATTGGTCTTATCCCCGGATGGATATTTCCAAATCAGAACAAGCTTTCCAAATTGCTTTAGCGTTGCGGGATGAGGTAGCGGATTTGGAAGCGGCTGGTGCAAAGGTAATTCAAGTAGATGAACCCGCGCTGCGTGAGGGTTTACCCCTGAAGGTTGAGCGCTGGAATGAATATCTATCTTGGGCTGTAGATGCATTTCGTTTGGCGACAGCAGTAGCCCAACCCCAAACGCAAATTCATACCCACATGTGCTACTGCGAATTTGGTGACATCATCAAGGATATCGAACGGTTAGATGCTGATGTTATTTCAATTGAAAATAGTCGCAGCAACAATCAAACTTTGCGAGAAATCACAGAGGGTGGTTACTCACATCAAGTTGGTAATGGAGTCTACGATATTCATAGTCCTGTCGTGCCGACAACTGAGCAGATTTTACAACAATTGCGGACTGGAATTGCTAATTTACCGGTAAAACAAATTTGGGTAAATCCAGATTGTGGTTTGAAAACTCGGCGATGGTCAGAGGTGATTCCGGCTTTAAAGAACATGGTGGAAGCCACGAAAGTTCTACGGGAGGAAGCAAATGTGACTGTGAAATAA
- a CDS encoding DUF4346 domain-containing protein has translation MITTVETIAAIDYKLSKRFLELDPAGYFIIYLDRGAGLICAKHFTNEVNEQGLAIDPETGKPIPATVKVERQPTALFTGRTAKEICIQLFESTKPFPVSRLDHAAYLGREFMRAELALVTGQDYVQD, from the coding sequence ATGATAACGACAGTGGAAACAATCGCAGCAATTGACTACAAACTATCCAAGCGATTTTTAGAACTCGATCCGGCAGGTTATTTTATTATCTACTTAGATCGGGGAGCAGGCTTGATCTGTGCGAAACATTTTACCAATGAAGTTAACGAGCAAGGATTGGCTATCGATCCAGAAACCGGAAAGCCGATTCCTGCAACCGTCAAAGTGGAACGACAACCAACTGCCCTATTTACTGGAAGAACTGCTAAAGAAATTTGCATTCAACTGTTTGAGTCAACAAAACCTTTTCCAGTCAGCCGATTGGATCATGCGGCTTACTTGGGGCGTGAGTTTATGCGAGCAGAATTGGCTTTGGTGACAGGACAAGACTACGTACAGGATTAA
- a CDS encoding DUF2934 domain-containing protein — protein MTIDWVKDEIVKKYSCVEQIVYAGSLNTLLNECHQYLNLYETLCAQVLNLNKPFLSNEIQIAEAIYYTTQSDYERKLLNHTYYRGNCSAFSNVFRSILTRFRDEAIQESALRKLRGLTLKHIIDSLRLINHYQGSVGKNELFNNIYLTNNPDFSIYYDTCDQIIFGEANFDDYSDQSEVTPALIRVMIELRLKWSMGISGYMVSQKPGNMSDFLEVYRSFVNQQKVIIDPRFDIIKRIYEWGNIYIHTGTRSYTWLTGFAVNILKPLFYGETHRLSGVRVESLATIYEFWDELKNHYINRSHDKRVDVRIFPYTPGFICTDKTFSSIPCKNHYAIYEDVMLKSGLYKAIAAYNMKCILGEGISAIGNALYERVRNSYISLREHEIRERAYYVWLKRDMPLWDADRDWYCAIEDDIAYLPKPA, from the coding sequence ATGACTATTGATTGGGTTAAAGATGAAATCGTAAAAAAGTATTCCTGCGTTGAGCAAATTGTCTATGCTGGAAGTTTAAATACTTTACTTAATGAATGCCATCAATACCTGAACCTATACGAGACTTTATGCGCTCAGGTACTAAATTTAAATAAACCCTTTCTTTCTAACGAAATTCAAATTGCCGAAGCAATCTACTACACCACCCAATCAGATTATGAGAGAAAATTATTAAATCATACATACTATAGAGGAAATTGTTCTGCATTCAGTAATGTTTTCCGAAGCATTCTAACTAGATTTCGAGATGAGGCTATTCAGGAATCAGCCTTAAGAAAACTAAGAGGATTGACTTTAAAGCATATAATAGATAGTTTACGGCTTATTAATCATTATCAAGGCAGTGTTGGAAAAAATGAGTTATTTAATAATATATATCTAACTAATAATCCTGATTTTAGTATTTACTATGACACGTGCGATCAAATTATTTTTGGTGAAGCAAATTTTGACGACTATTCTGACCAGAGTGAAGTTACTCCTGCTTTAATTCGCGTCATGATAGAGCTTCGACTTAAGTGGAGCATGGGAATCTCTGGATACATGGTTAGTCAAAAACCAGGCAATATGAGTGATTTTCTTGAAGTTTATCGCTCCTTTGTGAATCAGCAAAAAGTGATTATTGATCCTAGATTTGACATCATTAAGAGGATTTACGAATGGGGAAATATTTATATACATACAGGAACTCGATCTTATACTTGGTTGACGGGATTTGCAGTAAATATTTTGAAGCCTCTTTTCTATGGTGAGACACACCGTTTGTCGGGAGTAAGAGTTGAATCTCTAGCTACAATCTATGAATTTTGGGATGAACTGAAAAATCACTACATTAATCGTTCGCATGACAAAAGAGTCGATGTCAGGATTTTTCCATATACGCCAGGTTTTATTTGCACCGACAAAACTTTTAGCTCAATTCCATGTAAGAACCACTATGCAATCTATGAAGATGTGATGCTAAAATCAGGACTTTATAAAGCTATTGCTGCATATAATATGAAATGTATACTTGGGGAAGGAATTTCAGCAATTGGTAATGCACTTTATGAGCGTGTACGAAACAGCTACATATCTCTACGAGAACATGAAATTAGAGAAAGAGCTTACTATGTATGGTTGAAGAGAGATATGCCATTATGGGATGCTGACCGTGACTGGTACTGCGCTATTGAAGACGATATTGCCTATCTGCCCAAACCAGCTTGA
- a CDS encoding DUF5615 family PIN-like protein, which translates to MKLLFDENLSPKLPSRLSDLFPNSLHVRDVGMKATIDPIVWDYAKDNNLMIVSKDADMHDLSLVFGNPPKVIWLRAGNCSTLQVENLLRQNFNAIKLFYEDENLSLLALS; encoded by the coding sequence ATGAAATTACTTTTTGATGAAAACTTGTCACCTAAGTTACCAAGCCGTTTGAGCGATCTTTTCCCAAATTCGCTTCATGTTCGAGATGTGGGCATGAAAGCAACGATCGACCCAATAGTTTGGGATTATGCAAAAGACAATAATTTGATGATTGTCTCAAAAGATGCAGATATGCACGACCTGAGCTTAGTATTTGGGAACCCACCGAAAGTTATTTGGCTTCGCGCTGGAAACTGTTCAACATTACAAGTTGAAAATTTGCTACGTCAGAATTTTAACGCGATCAAGTTATTTTATGAAGATGAAAATTTATCGTTGCTTGCTTTATCATAA
- a CDS encoding DUF433 domain-containing protein yields the protein MNYRNYITIEPNKRGGKPCVRGLRITVYEVLEYLASEMTEAEILDDFPDLTREDLKACIAYAADRERRFMTAPLSA from the coding sequence ATGAACTACCGAAACTACATTACGATTGAACCAAATAAACGCGGTGGTAAACCTTGTGTACGCGGCTTGCGAATTACGGTTTATGAAGTGCTTGAGTACTTGGCTTCCGAGATGACCGAAGCAGAAATTCTCGACGATTTTCCCGATCTGACGCGAGAAGATTTAAAAGCTTGCATTGCTTATGCTGCTGACCGTGAGCGTCGGTTTATGACCGCTCCATTATCTGCATGA